In one Pseudodesulfovibrio tunisiensis genomic region, the following are encoded:
- the dsrM gene encoding sulfate reduction electron transfer complex DsrMKJOP subunit DsrM: MNALYSLLFVFLLVLIPLFGVGAAHMKTFFGVCVPTTAMIIFVVGFVWKMLKWARCAVPFRIPTTGGQQQAYDTTMFKQNKWDNPSTGAQTFVRMLLEVFAFRSLFRNTKVSLHQVDGKPVVAYRSNKWLWLFAIVFHYSFFIVALRHLRLFLEPIPFFLHGLEFVDGILQIGAPVMYLTDVGIVAGLLFLAARRLYDSKIRYISLVTDFFPVFLILSVALSGIYMRYFAKVDVIAIKELTMGLVTFHYHIPEGIGTAFYVHVFLVSTLMVYFPFSKLMHMGGVFLSPTRNLPNDTRIRHHENPWNPDIKPHAYADYEKEFGPAMAEAGLPLDNPENAKSAE; encoded by the coding sequence ATGAATGCTTTGTACTCTCTTCTGTTCGTCTTCCTGCTGGTGCTGATCCCGCTGTTCGGCGTCGGCGCGGCGCACATGAAGACGTTCTTCGGCGTCTGCGTCCCGACAACGGCGATGATCATCTTCGTCGTGGGATTCGTGTGGAAGATGCTCAAATGGGCCCGATGTGCGGTCCCGTTTCGCATCCCCACCACCGGCGGACAGCAGCAGGCCTACGACACCACCATGTTCAAGCAGAACAAGTGGGACAACCCCTCCACCGGCGCGCAGACTTTCGTCCGCATGCTGCTCGAGGTGTTCGCCTTCCGCTCCCTGTTCCGCAACACCAAGGTGTCCCTGCACCAGGTAGACGGCAAACCCGTCGTGGCGTATCGCTCCAACAAGTGGTTGTGGCTGTTCGCCATTGTTTTCCATTATTCTTTCTTCATCGTGGCCCTGCGCCATCTGAGGCTCTTCCTCGAGCCCATTCCGTTCTTCCTGCACGGTCTGGAATTCGTGGACGGCATCCTGCAGATCGGCGCCCCGGTCATGTATCTGACCGACGTGGGCATCGTGGCCGGCCTGCTTTTCCTGGCCGCCCGCAGGCTCTACGACAGCAAGATCCGGTACATCTCCCTGGTCACGGATTTCTTCCCCGTGTTCCTGATCCTGTCCGTGGCCCTGTCCGGCATCTACATGCGGTACTTCGCCAAGGTGGACGTGATCGCCATCAAGGAACTGACCATGGGACTGGTGACCTTCCACTACCACATTCCGGAAGGCATCGGCACGGCTTTCTACGTGCACGTCTTCCTGGTCAGCACGCTGATGGTCTACTTCCCCTTCAGCAAGCTGATGCACATGGGCGGCGTCTTCCTGTCTCCTACCAGGAACCTGCCGAACGATACCCGTATCCGGCACCACGAGAACCCCTGGAACCCGGACATCAAGCCCCACGCCTATGCTGACTACGAAAAGGAATTTGGCCCGGCCATGGCCGAAGCGGGTCTGCCGCTCGACAATCCGGAAAATGCCAAGTCCGCAGAATAG
- a CDS encoding RsbRD N-terminal domain-containing protein, with protein sequence MSFENTLAERKQELVEAWADMILGSYPKETQKVWRKQHDRFQNPVGAAIHEAAQMLFDHLLEWKNAEGMAEALDKLIRIRAVQNFTPSQALSFIFLLKKLLRDEFFKTMEQEGTLGELLRFEAKVDNLSMMAFDIYSKNREVVYRLRVEEVKRAQHNLLKRAKMIVDVTADKAGGIEAGPAESRKA encoded by the coding sequence ATGAGCTTTGAAAACACACTTGCCGAGCGAAAGCAGGAACTCGTAGAGGCCTGGGCTGACATGATCCTCGGGTCCTACCCCAAGGAAACGCAAAAAGTCTGGCGCAAACAACATGATCGCTTTCAGAATCCGGTCGGTGCGGCCATACACGAGGCCGCCCAGATGCTGTTCGATCATCTTCTTGAATGGAAAAACGCGGAGGGCATGGCCGAAGCCCTGGACAAGCTCATCCGCATCAGGGCGGTGCAGAATTTCACCCCTTCCCAGGCCCTGAGTTTCATCTTTCTGCTCAAGAAGCTGCTTCGGGACGAATTCTTCAAGACCATGGAACAGGAAGGCACGCTTGGCGAGCTTCTCCGGTTCGAGGCCAAGGTGGACAACCTCTCCATGATGGCCTTCGACATCTATTCCAAGAACCGCGAGGTCGTCTATCGACTGCGAGTGGAAGAGGTGAAGCGAGCCCAGCACAACCTGCTCAAACGCGCAAAAATGATCGTGGACGTTACGGCCGACAAGGCCGGAGGAATAGAGGCCGGCCCTGCGGAATCCCGCAAGGCCTAA
- a CDS encoding PAS domain S-box protein, which translates to MEQLRQWMTANEDKLMLRSLELAKEHGYTQYTPLVLEAWRMPVVRLANALSQTMDANPELLSGPIADAGLKNNPASRFIRKLARDHGERGISMPQFLGLLKCFRLAFLETAVDLMAAPDEVAAGLDGLTRFFDLLELSLAEECECDDPEGALGRISERNRQLSVDRNRLLTVLESLSCPIFVISPTRNVESMNSAAAELVGMNNLPGVTYYAARADRQDRLRDSPPLEALAPWLASELPDLPDSRTTDSSQCFELRAESFTPSRVFQVSICSLPDSTGNYSGHSIILDDISGLESMRRKAEVERNRAEHYLDIAGAMILVLDTAGNIKLINREGLRVLGYEADEMRGMNWIEHVIPQESRNTVRQVFRRVASGESGIRKGKVFNEVQTKDGRRRMVSWNNALLKGEDGKPCGILSSGTDITDILRVERNYRSLFDAAANAVLVHDMKGRFLDANQAACRTLGYTRQELLERSITDLERDNYMRRLPSLLRRIEREGHAAFESTHTTREGRQFPVAVNATLVKYDGDKAVMIVVRDITDRLLAEEAMRRSEEKFRSIFETMQEGYLVVSLEGTILMANPAAAETLGYTVKQLTGMPMNDFYANRQDRERLRKQLLATGSAKRLQFPAVRSDGSTIIVEASVRMVRNESGDPVAFEGTFHDATDRIRAEEILKDREAQYRSFFENNHAVMLLIDPRTGEITDANPAAKSFYGYSRDKLKSMRIDEINTLSQEEIFREMAAARSERRKHFQFRHRLANGDVRDVEVYSGPIMVRGTQLLYSLVHDVTERVHLENETRRMATVDALTGAWNRRQFFVRGEQEFNRFRRYKGPLALFMIDIDHFKRINDTHGHLAGDCVLKALSGFAMHTLRDTDVFARVGGEEFAVLLPELDLENALAVAERLRSGLKGLRTSSETETIVFTVSIGVTLADPSDSDIEAALARADRALYQAKDNGRDRVESL; encoded by the coding sequence ATGGAACAGCTCAGACAGTGGATGACCGCAAACGAAGACAAGCTCATGCTGCGCAGTCTGGAGCTGGCCAAAGAGCACGGCTACACCCAATACACGCCCCTGGTTCTGGAGGCATGGCGCATGCCCGTCGTCCGGCTTGCCAATGCGCTGAGCCAAACCATGGACGCGAATCCGGAGTTGCTGTCCGGACCGATTGCCGACGCAGGTCTGAAAAACAACCCGGCTTCCCGCTTCATCCGCAAACTGGCCCGCGACCATGGAGAACGCGGAATTTCCATGCCCCAGTTTCTCGGCCTGCTCAAATGCTTCCGTCTGGCGTTTCTTGAAACCGCAGTGGACCTCATGGCCGCCCCGGATGAGGTTGCCGCGGGACTGGACGGGCTGACGCGCTTTTTCGACCTGCTGGAGCTTTCGCTGGCCGAGGAATGCGAATGCGACGACCCCGAAGGAGCACTCGGACGCATATCCGAACGCAACCGGCAGCTTTCCGTGGACAGAAATCGTCTTCTGACTGTGCTCGAAAGCCTGTCCTGCCCGATTTTCGTGATTTCCCCGACGCGCAACGTGGAATCCATGAACAGCGCGGCAGCCGAACTGGTGGGGATGAACAATCTTCCCGGGGTCACGTATTATGCCGCCCGCGCGGACAGACAGGACCGACTGCGGGACAGCCCCCCCCTCGAAGCGCTCGCTCCCTGGCTGGCGAGCGAATTGCCCGATCTGCCGGATTCCCGGACCACGGATTCCTCCCAGTGCTTCGAGCTCAGGGCCGAAAGTTTCACGCCATCCAGAGTCTTTCAGGTGTCCATCTGTTCCCTGCCGGACAGCACGGGCAACTATTCCGGCCACTCCATCATTCTGGACGACATTTCCGGGCTGGAATCCATGCGGCGCAAGGCGGAAGTCGAGCGCAACCGGGCCGAGCACTATCTTGATATTGCCGGGGCCATGATCCTGGTGCTGGACACGGCCGGAAACATCAAGCTGATCAACAGGGAGGGCTTGCGCGTCCTTGGATACGAGGCCGACGAAATGCGGGGCATGAACTGGATCGAGCACGTGATTCCGCAGGAATCGCGCAACACGGTTCGGCAGGTTTTCCGCAGGGTCGCATCCGGGGAAAGCGGCATCCGCAAGGGCAAGGTCTTCAACGAGGTTCAGACCAAAGACGGCAGGCGGCGCATGGTGTCGTGGAACAACGCGCTGCTCAAGGGAGAAGACGGCAAGCCGTGCGGCATTCTCAGCTCGGGTACGGACATCACGGACATCCTCCGGGTGGAGCGCAACTACCGCTCCCTGTTCGATGCAGCAGCCAACGCGGTCCTGGTTCACGACATGAAGGGCCGGTTTCTGGACGCGAATCAGGCGGCCTGCCGCACCCTTGGGTACACCCGGCAGGAGCTGCTCGAACGCAGCATTACGGACCTCGAGCGGGACAACTACATGCGGCGGCTGCCCAGCCTGCTTCGCCGCATCGAACGGGAAGGCCATGCCGCCTTCGAAAGCACCCACACCACGCGCGAGGGCAGACAGTTTCCCGTGGCCGTCAACGCCACACTCGTGAAATACGACGGCGACAAGGCCGTCATGATCGTGGTCCGCGACATCACGGACCGCCTGCTGGCCGAGGAGGCCATGCGCCGCAGCGAAGAGAAGTTCCGCAGCATTTTCGAGACCATGCAGGAAGGGTATCTCGTGGTCAGTCTGGAAGGCACGATCCTCATGGCCAATCCGGCCGCAGCCGAAACGCTCGGATACACCGTGAAACAGTTGACCGGCATGCCCATGAACGATTTCTACGCAAACCGGCAGGACCGGGAGCGGCTGCGAAAACAGCTTCTGGCAACGGGCAGCGCCAAACGCCTCCAGTTTCCGGCGGTCAGAAGCGACGGTTCCACCATTATCGTGGAAGCCAGCGTACGCATGGTCAGAAACGAATCCGGTGATCCCGTAGCTTTCGAAGGCACGTTTCACGACGCCACGGACCGCATCCGAGCCGAGGAGATACTCAAGGACAGGGAGGCCCAGTACCGCTCATTTTTCGAAAACAACCATGCGGTCATGCTGCTGATCGACCCGCGCACCGGGGAAATCACGGATGCCAATCCCGCAGCCAAATCCTTTTACGGCTATTCGCGGGACAAGCTGAAGTCCATGCGCATCGATGAGATCAACACCCTCTCGCAGGAGGAAATCTTCCGGGAAATGGCAGCCGCCCGATCCGAACGCCGCAAGCATTTCCAGTTCCGGCACAGGCTGGCCAACGGGGATGTCCGGGACGTGGAGGTCTATTCCGGCCCGATCATGGTCAGGGGCACCCAGCTTCTGTATTCCCTCGTGCACGACGTGACCGAACGGGTCCATCTGGAGAACGAGACCAGACGCATGGCCACGGTGGACGCCCTGACCGGGGCATGGAACCGCCGCCAGTTCTTCGTGCGCGGCGAGCAGGAATTCAACCGGTTCCGAAGGTACAAGGGGCCCCTTGCCCTTTTCATGATCGACATCGACCACTTCAAACGCATCAACGACACGCACGGGCATCTGGCCGGGGACTGCGTACTCAAGGCATTGTCCGGATTCGCCATGCACACCCTCAGGGACACGGACGTGTTCGCCCGGGTGGGAGGCGAGGAATTTGCGGTGCTCCTGCCGGAACTCGATCTGGAAAACGCGCTGGCCGTGGCTGAACGCCTGCGTTCCGGCCTCAAGGGACTCAGGACCTCTTCGGAGACGGAAACCATTGTCTTTACCGTGAGCATCGGGGTCACTCTGGCCGATCCTTCGGACTCGGATATCGAGGCCGCTCTGGCTCGCGCGGATCGGGCGCTGTATCAGGCCAAGGACAATGGACGGGACCGCGTGGAAAGCCTCTGA
- a CDS encoding VOC family protein: MGMFTGINHLAMATPDMDATIRFWRDLLGMRLVAGLGHPGYRHYFFRISEHDMIAFFEWPDVRRIPEKDHGVPVNGPHAFDHVSFGVASDDDLWELKDRLEAAGIWVSEVVDHGFIHSIYAFDPNNIPIEFSAEVPGIDLRKTPAMADASPCAEARKGPEPQSGVWPRVTRPTPEHERDIYEGEGRAVVDMIRKQQEDAFGDSRTFSRKGS; this comes from the coding sequence ATGGGTATGTTTACCGGTATCAATCATCTGGCCATGGCCACCCCGGACATGGATGCGACCATCCGCTTCTGGCGCGATCTGCTCGGCATGCGGCTTGTAGCCGGTCTGGGCCATCCCGGCTACCGTCATTATTTCTTCCGGATTTCGGAACACGACATGATCGCGTTTTTCGAATGGCCCGATGTGCGTCGCATCCCGGAAAAGGATCACGGCGTGCCCGTGAACGGACCGCATGCCTTTGACCATGTTTCCTTTGGCGTGGCCTCGGATGATGACCTTTGGGAACTCAAGGACAGGCTCGAAGCTGCCGGAATCTGGGTGTCCGAAGTCGTGGATCACGGATTCATCCACTCCATCTACGCCTTCGATCCCAACAACATTCCCATCGAATTCAGCGCCGAAGTCCCGGGCATCGACCTGCGCAAGACCCCGGCCATGGCCGATGCCTCGCCCTGTGCCGAAGCCCGCAAGGGGCCGGAACCCCAGTCCGGAGTCTGGCCGCGCGTCACTCGTCCCACCCCGGAACACGAACGCGACATCTACGAAGGCGAAGGTCGCGCTGTCGTGGATATGATCCGGAAGCAGCAGGAAGATGCCTTCGGCGACTCAAGAACCTTTTCGAGAAAAGGTTCTTGA
- a CDS encoding flagellar assembly protein FliX, with translation MKIHPDQIEGVRPDKQQKANRTNKPGEGFGDLLNQEVAKANGSNGTQSVAPPLFVNPLLAPQAVSATRPVADEQATVGKVESVLGQWDDYAAKLGGGASLKEADAALNRIEQEVTNLKQDSEELAPGLKAIVDELDSLTAAERFKFNRGDYV, from the coding sequence ATGAAAATCCATCCTGACCAGATCGAGGGAGTTCGCCCGGACAAACAGCAGAAGGCGAACAGGACCAACAAGCCCGGTGAAGGGTTCGGAGATTTGCTGAATCAGGAAGTGGCCAAGGCCAATGGTTCCAACGGAACCCAGAGCGTTGCACCACCCCTGTTCGTCAATCCCCTGCTCGCGCCGCAGGCCGTGTCCGCCACCCGGCCCGTCGCGGATGAACAGGCCACCGTAGGCAAGGTGGAATCCGTCCTCGGCCAATGGGACGACTATGCCGCAAAACTCGGCGGAGGTGCCAGCCTCAAGGAGGCCGATGCCGCCCTGAATCGCATCGAGCAGGAAGTCACGAACCTCAAGCAAGACTCGGAAGAGCTTGCCCCCGGGCTCAAAGCCATTGTCGATGAACTGGATTCCCTGACCGCTGCCGAACGGTTCAAGTTCAACCGCGGAGACTACGTCTAG
- a CDS encoding universal stress protein: protein MADIKKILCAIDFSDYSPLVAEYASMLAKCSGAKVLCLYVAPSLSQYVGFHVPPSSIENFVGEIVAGAEDTMSAFVKENFKDPAVEGKVVTGYPAEEVLAISEAEGCDLIVMGTHGRKGIDRILFGSVAEKVVKSSRCPVLTIRPE from the coding sequence ATGGCAGACATCAAGAAGATCCTGTGCGCAATTGATTTCTCGGATTACAGCCCGCTCGTTGCCGAATATGCATCCATGCTCGCCAAGTGCTCAGGGGCAAAGGTGCTTTGCCTGTATGTGGCTCCCTCCTTGAGCCAGTACGTAGGCTTTCACGTGCCGCCCAGCTCCATCGAGAATTTCGTGGGCGAGATCGTGGCCGGTGCCGAGGACACCATGAGCGCGTTCGTGAAGGAGAACTTCAAGGACCCGGCCGTGGAGGGCAAGGTGGTGACCGGATATCCGGCCGAAGAGGTGCTGGCCATTTCCGAGGCCGAGGGCTGCGACCTCATCGTCATGGGCACCCATGGCCGCAAGGGCATCGACCGCATCCTGTTCGGCTCGGTGGCGGAAAAGGTGGTCAAGTCCTCCAGATGCCCGGTGCTGACCATCCGGCCCGAATAG
- the hisC gene encoding histidinol-phosphate transaminase codes for MREFSVRPEILDFDPYKPGLTIERIRETYGLSSVIKLASNENPLGVSPIVRKVVERNAARVFRYPENHSPRLTAEIARHMDVPEECVLVGNGSDEIIDMLVRMKAQPGDNIVCYEHAFAMYRMCARLNGLEYREVERDEDYGLPLDRMAEAADERTAMVIVTSPDNPTGQAASLEDLTVLAGVLPRNCLLVVDEAYIDFVWPPESYTPLQAFEKFDNLVVLRTFSKAYGLAGLRLGYGVLPAHLAGLLRNARIPFTVNLLAEDAGIAALNDDSFYNETLAVVMHGREQFLKRLPELGCRVWPSQANFVMFQPPRPAGEVFQALLERGVIVRHLAGFGLGENIRVNVGTDRENEQFLKLLGEVLNG; via the coding sequence ATGAGAGAGTTCAGCGTCCGTCCGGAAATACTGGATTTCGATCCGTACAAGCCGGGCCTTACCATTGAGAGGATTCGGGAGACCTACGGGCTTTCCAGCGTGATCAAGCTGGCGAGCAACGAGAACCCGCTGGGTGTTTCGCCGATCGTGCGCAAGGTTGTGGAAAGGAACGCGGCCCGCGTGTTCCGGTACCCGGAAAATCATTCCCCGAGGCTCACGGCCGAGATCGCCCGCCATATGGACGTGCCCGAGGAATGCGTGCTCGTGGGCAACGGCTCGGACGAGATCATCGACATGCTGGTGCGCATGAAGGCGCAGCCCGGGGACAACATCGTGTGCTACGAGCACGCCTTTGCCATGTACCGCATGTGCGCCCGACTCAACGGGCTGGAGTATCGCGAGGTGGAGCGGGACGAGGACTACGGTCTGCCGCTGGACAGGATGGCCGAGGCTGCGGACGAACGCACGGCCATGGTCATCGTGACCAGCCCGGACAATCCCACGGGCCAGGCCGCGAGTCTGGAGGACCTGACCGTACTGGCCGGGGTTCTGCCCCGAAACTGTCTGCTGGTGGTGGACGAGGCGTACATCGACTTTGTCTGGCCGCCGGAATCCTACACCCCGCTTCAGGCGTTCGAGAAGTTCGACAACCTCGTGGTGCTGCGCACCTTTTCCAAGGCCTACGGGCTGGCCGGTCTGCGTCTGGGCTACGGCGTGCTGCCCGCGCATCTGGCCGGGCTGCTGCGCAATGCGCGCATTCCCTTTACCGTGAACCTGCTGGCCGAGGACGCGGGCATTGCGGCCCTGAACGACGACAGCTTCTACAATGAAACCCTTGCCGTGGTCATGCACGGTCGCGAGCAGTTCCTGAAGCGGCTCCCGGAACTCGGATGCCGGGTCTGGCCCAGTCAGGCGAATTTCGTCATGTTCCAGCCGCCCAGACCTGCGGGCGAGGTCTTTCAGGCTTTGCTGGAACGCGGAGTGATCGTGCGGCATCTGGCCGGGTTCGGGCTTGGCGAGAACATCCGGGTCAACGTGGGCACGGACCGGGAGAACGAACAGTTCCTGAAGCTGCTGGGCGAGGTGCTGAATGGCTGA
- the cmk gene encoding (d)CMP kinase, with protein sequence MAEPLIVTIDGPAGVGKSTMAKRLAGELAIPYLDTGAMFRAIAWKLGQGAWEWDDPSLEAALEEFEFALSGTGPETVLSLNGTPLGNEIRTEDVGMWASNVATRPVVRSFLKRAQQNLGSRFSLVAEGRDMGTVIFPQAPCKFFLDASVDVRAERRLLQLQLMGRPADLDELKAQIARRDHQDRNRAVAPLRPAQDAVLVDTSDLDREQVFSALLEGVKQG encoded by the coding sequence ATGGCTGAGCCGCTCATCGTGACCATTGACGGCCCGGCCGGAGTGGGCAAGTCCACCATGGCCAAACGGCTGGCCGGGGAGCTTGCCATCCCGTATCTGGACACCGGCGCCATGTTCCGCGCCATTGCGTGGAAACTGGGGCAGGGCGCATGGGAATGGGATGATCCGTCTCTTGAGGCTGCGCTGGAAGAGTTTGAATTCGCCCTGTCCGGCACCGGGCCGGAAACCGTGCTTTCCCTGAACGGAACGCCTTTGGGCAATGAAATCCGCACCGAGGACGTGGGCATGTGGGCCTCGAACGTGGCCACGCGTCCGGTGGTGCGCTCGTTTCTGAAGCGCGCCCAGCAGAATCTGGGCAGCCGGTTTTCCCTTGTGGCCGAGGGCCGGGACATGGGCACCGTGATCTTTCCGCAGGCGCCCTGCAAGTTCTTTCTGGACGCCTCGGTGGACGTGCGCGCCGAACGCCGCCTGTTGCAGCTCCAGCTCATGGGCAGACCTGCCGATCTCGATGAACTCAAGGCGCAGATTGCCAGACGCGACCATCAGGACCGCAATCGTGCCGTGGCTCCGCTCAGGCCCGCGCAGGACGCGGTGCTTGTGGACACCTCGGACCTCGATCGGGAGCAGGTGTTTTCCGCCCTGCTTGAGGGGGTGAAACAGGGGTAG
- a CDS encoding cation:proton antiporter: MGIASDLIIIIVTALGCAVIARRLGQPLVLGYIVAGILVGPHTVGVTVSDVHDIEMLAEIGVALLLFVLGIEFSLDELKPVRPIALWGTPIQILACIGLGFGIGEVMGWSSEASLWLGAIVSLSSTMVVLKTLESRGLLGTLSSRVMIGMLIVQDLAIVPLLIILPKLGNIGAEMGTLGLAVAKAAGFLAAVILLGRKVIPALMARVARCGSRELFLLATCGLGLGIGYATHLAGLSFAFGAFVAGLILSESDYAHQTLSNVLPLRDVFGLLFFASIGMLLDPVILIREWKAVLLLLACVVVGKGVIFALLSRVFRYGRVIPLATGLSMCQIGELSFLLAGAGLACGALTKGEHSLILSAAVVSMMLTPLLAKAISPLYRIRQKFFRHEKLHVVNLDRSAMRGHVVVIGGDSIGGFLADILKRLGRPYVVVEANFRHFESLRKAGHPVIYGDATSEVVLEAANIPHARVVLVTPPGFIVVRTVTALVRQMRPDAVVIGRASGLVQMADLARDGLNVVVEPGLEASLEFIRQTLVQLRLPAAEIMRFTDEVHEELYAPVYENSRREESLHTLRPSNRLFDMDWVELPPDSKLADHSLREVGVRNLTGASVVAVIRNDAIRISPAADTRLRPGDIVAVIGEPGHLAAFREQFVAGIPDNPEEAPA; the protein is encoded by the coding sequence ATGGGCATAGCTTCCGATCTGATCATCATCATTGTCACGGCGCTGGGCTGCGCCGTCATTGCCAGGCGGCTGGGCCAGCCTCTGGTGCTGGGGTACATCGTGGCCGGCATTCTGGTGGGACCGCATACCGTGGGCGTCACTGTCTCGGACGTGCACGACATCGAGATGCTGGCGGAAATCGGCGTTGCCCTCCTGCTGTTCGTGCTCGGAATCGAATTTTCGCTGGACGAGCTCAAGCCGGTGCGGCCCATTGCCCTGTGGGGCACACCCATCCAGATACTGGCCTGCATCGGGCTGGGGTTCGGCATCGGCGAGGTCATGGGATGGAGCAGCGAGGCCTCCCTGTGGCTGGGTGCCATCGTGTCCCTGTCCAGCACCATGGTCGTGCTCAAGACGCTGGAAAGCCGGGGGCTGCTCGGCACCCTGTCCAGCCGGGTCATGATCGGCATGCTCATTGTTCAGGACCTGGCCATCGTGCCTCTGCTCATCATTCTGCCCAAGCTCGGGAACATCGGCGCGGAAATGGGCACGCTGGGACTTGCCGTGGCCAAGGCCGCGGGATTTCTCGCCGCCGTGATCCTGCTGGGCAGGAAGGTCATTCCCGCGCTCATGGCGCGCGTGGCCCGGTGCGGCTCGCGTGAGCTCTTTCTGCTCGCCACCTGCGGCCTCGGGCTGGGCATCGGCTATGCCACGCATCTGGCCGGGCTGTCCTTTGCCTTTGGCGCATTCGTGGCCGGGCTGATCCTCAGCGAATCCGACTATGCGCACCAGACCCTGAGCAATGTCCTGCCTCTGCGCGACGTTTTCGGCCTGCTGTTCTTCGCGTCCATAGGCATGCTGCTCGATCCCGTGATCCTGATCCGTGAATGGAAGGCCGTGTTGCTGCTTCTGGCCTGCGTGGTGGTGGGCAAGGGTGTGATTTTTGCCCTGTTGTCCCGCGTGTTCCGCTACGGCCGGGTCATTCCGCTGGCAACGGGCCTCAGCATGTGCCAGATCGGCGAACTTTCCTTTCTGCTTGCGGGCGCGGGGCTGGCCTGCGGTGCATTGACCAAGGGCGAACATTCCCTGATCCTGTCCGCAGCCGTGGTCAGCATGATGCTCACCCCGCTTCTGGCCAAGGCCATATCTCCGCTGTACCGAATTCGTCAGAAGTTCTTCCGGCATGAAAAGCTGCATGTCGTGAATCTGGACCGGAGTGCCATGCGTGGCCATGTGGTGGTGATCGGCGGCGACAGCATAGGCGGGTTTCTGGCCGACATTCTCAAGCGGCTGGGCCGTCCCTATGTGGTTGTGGAAGCGAATTTCCGCCATTTCGAGTCCCTGCGCAAGGCTGGGCATCCCGTGATCTACGGCGACGCCACCAGCGAAGTGGTGCTTGAGGCCGCGAACATTCCCCATGCCCGCGTGGTGCTGGTCACCCCTCCGGGCTTCATCGTGGTGCGTACGGTCACGGCTCTGGTGCGGCAGATGAGGCCGGACGCCGTGGTGATTGGCAGGGCCAGCGGACTGGTGCAGATGGCCGATCTTGCCCGGGACGGATTGAACGTGGTGGTGGAGCCCGGACTGGAGGCCAGTCTGGAATTCATCCGCCAGACATTGGTGCAGCTCCGGCTGCCCGCCGCCGAGATCATGCGGTTCACGGACGAGGTTCACGAGGAACTCTACGCTCCGGTCTACGAGAACTCTCGTCGCGAGGAATCCCTGCACACGCTCCGGCCTTCGAACCGGCTGTTCGACATGGACTGGGTGGAACTGCCCCCGGACTCGAAGCTGGCGGACCACAGCCTGCGGGAGGTGGGCGTACGCAACCTGACCGGCGCGTCCGTCGTGGCCGTGATCCGCAATGATGCCATCCGCATCAGCCCGGCAGCCGACACCCGGCTCAGGCCCGGGGACATCGTGGCCGTGATCGGGGAGCCCGGGCATCTTGCCGCGTTCCGCGAACAGTTCGTGGCCGGAATTCCGGACAATCCGGAAGAGGCGCCTGCGTAG